One genomic window of bacterium includes the following:
- a CDS encoding methylated-DNA--[protein]-cysteine S-methyltransferase, whose product MREHAILTVELPPGPCVLMATRSGLASVRLVAREAVAAELQGAGGPAEARAIVQEAAEQLRAYFGGRRRRFEIPVDLAGGTAFQERVLRACAEVPYGETVSYGELARRCGQPGAARAVGQVMATNRLPLVVPCHRVIAAGGGLGGYGYGTALKEALLAMERQQAGWAEVAGQGADSASVWAGLGATFRR is encoded by the coding sequence ATGCGGGAACATGCCATCCTGACAGTTGAGCTGCCGCCAGGGCCGTGTGTGCTCATGGCCACGCGGAGTGGGTTGGCGTCAGTGCGGCTGGTGGCCCGGGAAGCGGTAGCGGCCGAGCTGCAGGGGGCAGGCGGGCCTGCGGAGGCGCGGGCCATCGTGCAAGAAGCGGCAGAGCAACTGCGGGCGTACTTCGGCGGGCGCCGCCGGCGGTTCGAGATCCCTGTGGACCTGGCGGGCGGGACGGCGTTCCAGGAGCGGGTGCTGCGGGCGTGCGCGGAGGTTCCGTACGGTGAGACCGTCAGTTACGGTGAGTTGGCCCGGCGCTGCGGGCAGCCGGGGGCGGCGCGGGCAGTGGGGCAGGTGATGGCCACCAACCGGCTGCCGCTGGTGGTGCCCTGTCACCGGGTCATAGCGGCCGGGGGAGGGCTGGGTGGGTATGGGTATGGCACGGCCCTGAAGGAGGCTCTGCTGGCGATGGAGAGGCAGCAAGCGGGCTGGGCGGAGGTGGCGGGACAGGGAGCCGACAGCGCCAGCGTCTGGGCCGGTCTGGGCGCGACATTCCGACGTTGA
- the lpdA gene encoding dihydrolipoyl dehydrogenase gives MSDSSFDLIIVGGGPGGYVSAIRAGDLGAKVALVEEREVGGTCLNRGCIPSKALIKCAEVVEEIKGAKTFGITAGEVQIDFDGVRKHKDRTVKQLVAGVEGLLKARQVQVHSGRGKLLSPTEVEVTAAGGTERISGKHIIWATGSVPFVLPIPGHDSEGVFTSDEAVALPGPPESLAIIGGGAIGCEFAYVYSRFGTKVTIVEMLPRILPTEDPEASDVLASSLKKSGVKIATGAKAQAIEEREGKKVLVFEQEGEEKTVAADMVLMAAGRRANTANMGLEEAGAALDRGRLTVDANRKTSLDGVYAIGDVVRGIGLAHWASHEGIAVANYLFGGADHVHDALVPGVVFTHPEIGSVGLREHEAKAAGTAVVVGKFPFQALGKAAAIRAREGFVKIVADAGDGRVLGGTVVGPSATDLVAEIGLAAQNGLTVADMAETMHAHPTLAEAIGEAAMDALGQGIHQAPRK, from the coding sequence ATGAGCGACAGTTCGTTCGATCTGATCATCGTTGGGGGCGGGCCGGGCGGTTACGTGTCGGCCATTCGGGCCGGGGATCTGGGCGCGAAGGTGGCCCTGGTCGAGGAGCGGGAGGTCGGCGGGACGTGCCTGAACCGTGGCTGCATCCCCTCCAAGGCGCTCATCAAGTGCGCCGAAGTCGTCGAGGAGATCAAGGGCGCCAAGACCTTCGGCATCACCGCCGGAGAGGTGCAGATTGACTTCGACGGGGTGCGCAAGCACAAGGACCGCACGGTCAAACAGCTCGTGGCCGGCGTGGAGGGGCTGCTGAAGGCCCGGCAGGTGCAGGTGCATAGCGGCCGCGGGAAGCTGCTGTCGCCCACGGAAGTGGAAGTGACTGCCGCTGGCGGGACCGAGCGGATCAGCGGCAAGCACATCATCTGGGCCACCGGCTCCGTGCCCTTCGTGCTGCCGATCCCCGGCCATGACAGCGAGGGCGTGTTCACCAGCGATGAGGCCGTGGCGCTGCCCGGCCCGCCCGAGAGCCTGGCGATCATCGGCGGCGGGGCCATCGGCTGCGAGTTCGCCTATGTCTATTCGCGCTTTGGCACCAAAGTGACCATCGTGGAGATGCTGCCCCGTATCCTGCCCACCGAGGACCCCGAGGCCAGCGACGTGCTGGCCAGCTCGCTCAAGAAGAGCGGCGTGAAGATCGCCACCGGGGCCAAGGCCCAGGCCATTGAGGAGCGCGAGGGCAAGAAGGTGCTGGTCTTCGAGCAGGAGGGGGAGGAGAAGACCGTGGCGGCCGACATGGTGCTGATGGCCGCCGGGCGGCGGGCCAATACGGCCAACATGGGCCTGGAGGAAGCCGGAGCGGCGCTGGATCGCGGGCGGCTGACCGTGGATGCGAACCGGAAGACCAGCCTCGACGGCGTCTACGCCATCGGCGATGTCGTCCGGGGCATCGGACTGGCGCACTGGGCGTCGCATGAGGGCATCGCCGTGGCGAACTACCTGTTCGGCGGCGCCGACCATGTCCACGACGCGCTGGTGCCGGGCGTGGTCTTCACCCACCCGGAGATCGGGTCGGTGGGCCTGCGCGAGCACGAGGCGAAGGCCGCCGGGACGGCCGTGGTGGTCGGGAAGTTCCCCTTCCAGGCCCTCGGCAAGGCCGCGGCGATCCGCGCCCGGGAGGGGTTTGTCAAGATCGTGGCCGACGCCGGCGACGGCCGGGTGCTGGGCGGGACGGTCGTGGGGCCGTCGGCGACCGACCTGGTGGCCGAGATCGGCCTGGCAGCCCAGAACGGGCTGACCGTGGCCGACATGGCCGAGACGATGCACGCCCACCCGACGCTGGCCGAGGCGATCGGCGAGGCGGCGATGGACGCGCTGGGCCAGGGCATCCACCAGGCGCCCAGGAAGTGA
- a CDS encoding alcohol dehydrogenase catalytic domain-containing protein has product MIKHTAKAMVLTQFGQPLELHELPVPELAPGEVLLRLLASGICGSDLDIVAGDDPRVPLPLVPGHEGIGGIAALGGDKADVFGESLRVGDLVAFNRGLTCGHCPYCTLRGQPELCQERVTYGISLGGGDGVPPPGPLPTGEGGNGDGNGDGKGNGVLTPAPLPRSAALRSGEGNGDGNGNGGGNGDGNGGGNGDGNGGAPALQGCYAEMIVLRAGTETIKLPPEAEPIGLVAATCSGATAAHAIELAGIEPAEVVVVIGPGPLGLYAAALAFSRGADQVVMIGTARSGRRLDLAETAGCLPVSTGDTDLADRLELVRGLTRGVGAGAVVDCAGTADTIREALELVAPGGTVTIPGLATPLPGFTFDPYVVSRKQVRLQGVWTSNVRHLHQALTIAHSRRYPLDALVTHVLPLEQANEGLRLLREKQAIKVVLTPE; this is encoded by the coding sequence ATGATAAAGCACACCGCCAAAGCCATGGTCCTCACGCAGTTCGGGCAACCGCTCGAACTGCACGAGCTTCCGGTCCCCGAGTTGGCGCCCGGCGAGGTGCTGCTGCGCCTGCTGGCCAGCGGCATCTGCGGCTCCGATCTCGACATCGTCGCCGGCGATGACCCCCGCGTGCCGCTGCCGCTCGTGCCCGGGCACGAAGGGATCGGCGGGATTGCCGCCCTGGGGGGCGACAAGGCTGACGTCTTCGGCGAGAGCCTGCGCGTGGGCGACCTGGTGGCCTTCAACCGGGGGCTGACGTGCGGGCACTGCCCGTATTGCACGCTGCGGGGGCAGCCGGAGCTGTGCCAGGAGCGGGTGACGTATGGGATCTCGCTGGGAGGCGGGGACGGCGTCCCACCCCCCGGCCCCCTCCCCACGGGGGAGGGGGGGAACGGCGACGGCAACGGCGACGGCAAAGGCAACGGCGTCCTCACCCCTGCCCCTCTCCCTCGCTCCGCTGCGCTGCGCTCCGGAGAGGGGAACGGCGACGGCAACGGCAACGGCGGCGGGAACGGCGACGGCAACGGCGGCGGGAACGGCGACGGCAACGGCGGCGCTCCCGCCCTACAGGGCTGCTATGCCGAGATGATCGTGCTGCGGGCGGGGACGGAGACCATCAAGCTGCCGCCTGAGGCCGAGCCGATTGGGCTAGTGGCCGCGACGTGCTCGGGGGCCACGGCCGCCCATGCCATCGAGCTGGCCGGCATCGAGCCCGCGGAGGTGGTCGTCGTCATCGGACCGGGTCCGCTCGGGCTGTATGCGGCGGCGCTGGCCTTTTCCCGGGGCGCCGACCAGGTCGTCATGATCGGCACCGCGCGGAGCGGGCGGCGGCTGGACCTGGCCGAGACGGCCGGCTGCCTCCCTGTCAGCACGGGCGACACCGATCTGGCCGACCGGCTTGAGCTGGTGCGGGGCCTGACCCGGGGCGTCGGCGCCGGGGCGGTCGTGGACTGTGCCGGGACGGCTGACACGATCCGCGAGGCCCTGGAGCTGGTCGCGCCCGGCGGGACCGTCACGATTCCCGGCCTGGCCACGCCGCTGCCCGGCTTCACCTTCGACCCCTACGTGGTATCCCGCAAGCAGGTGCGCCTGCAGGGCGTCTGGACCTCGAACGTGCGGCATCTGCACCAGGCGCTGACGATCGCGCACTCTCGCCGCTATCCCCTCGATGCGCTGGTGACCCATGTGCTGCCCCTGGAGCAGGCCAACGAGGGACTGCGGCTGCTGCGGGAGAAGCAGGCGATCAAGGTGGTGCTGACGCCGGAGTAG
- a CDS encoding NAD-dependent epimerase/dehydratase family protein, with translation MRILVTGGAGFIGSNVVNRFVDLGHEVAIVDNLITGKRQNLDARATFHEVDITDREAVQQAFEAFGPEIVCHHAAQIDVRKAVEDPVFDASVNVLGGINVVRAALAAQVGKFVYASTGGAIYGNPEVIPCTEDHPIRPISPYGLTKHVLEHYLEMYSIIEGLHYTVLRYANVFGPRQDPKGEAGVNAIFTGLMLEGKRPTIFGKGDKTRDYVFVGDVVEANVLALERGDGEIVNIGTSVQTTDQEVYDAIAAATGYGEPPIYTEERKGEVRHIALDITKAKRVLGWEPKVSFREGVKMTVEFNRKQLAG, from the coding sequence ATGAGAATTCTCGTGACAGGCGGCGCCGGGTTCATCGGCTCGAACGTTGTGAACCGCTTCGTGGACCTCGGGCACGAGGTCGCCATCGTGGACAACCTGATCACCGGCAAGCGCCAGAACCTCGATGCGCGCGCCACCTTCCATGAGGTGGACATCACCGACCGGGAGGCCGTTCAGCAGGCGTTCGAGGCCTTCGGGCCCGAGATCGTCTGCCACCATGCCGCCCAGATTGACGTGCGCAAGGCCGTGGAAGACCCCGTCTTCGATGCCAGCGTCAATGTGCTCGGCGGGATCAATGTGGTGCGGGCGGCGCTGGCGGCCCAGGTCGGCAAGTTCGTCTACGCCTCGACCGGCGGGGCGATCTACGGCAATCCCGAGGTCATCCCCTGCACCGAGGACCACCCCATCCGCCCCATCTCGCCCTATGGCCTGACCAAGCACGTGCTGGAGCACTACCTGGAGATGTACTCGATCATCGAGGGGCTCCACTACACCGTCTTGCGGTACGCCAACGTCTTCGGCCCCCGGCAGGACCCCAAGGGTGAAGCCGGCGTCAACGCCATCTTCACCGGGCTGATGCTCGAGGGCAAGCGCCCCACGATCTTCGGCAAGGGCGACAAGACGCGCGACTACGTGTTTGTCGGGGACGTCGTGGAGGCCAATGTGCTGGCCCTGGAGCGCGGCGACGGGGAGATTGTGAACATCGGGACAAGCGTCCAGACCACCGATCAGGAGGTCTACGACGCCATCGCCGCCGCCACCGGGTACGGCGAGCCCCCGATCTACACCGAGGAGCGCAAGGGCGAGGTGCGCCACATCGCCCTGGACATCACCAAGGCCAAGCGCGTTCTGGGCTGGGAGCCCAAGGTCAGCTTCCGCGAGGGCGTGAAGATGACCGTGGAGTTCAACCGGAAGCAGTTGGCGGGGTAG
- a CDS encoding TatD family hydrolase, translating to MDAPRVLDTHCHYQKTDGFLEQMLEQGQAAGVEVFCLNGGGPRWRQHDNNGVMAAAEQHPDRILPFAFCNLGEDTGSQVYAWYRAGFRGGEDPVSDRDVR from the coding sequence ATGGACGCCCCGCGCGTGCTGGACACCCATTGCCACTACCAGAAGACCGACGGCTTCCTCGAGCAGATGCTGGAGCAGGGGCAGGCCGCCGGGGTGGAGGTCTTCTGCCTCAACGGGGGCGGTCCGCGGTGGCGTCAGCACGACAACAACGGCGTGATGGCCGCGGCCGAGCAGCACCCTGACCGCATCCTGCCCTTCGCCTTCTGCAACCTGGGCGAGGACACCGGCTCACAGGTCTACGCCTGGTACCGGGCCGGCTTCCGGGGGGGTGAAGACCCAGTGTCCGACCGGGACGTACGATGA
- a CDS encoding amidohydrolase: MKTQCPTGTYDDEAFFPVYAAAEECRLPILFHTGISARFANHDHWNTSSRFMMPLTLDRLARCFPGLTIWAGHLGVPDTWHAAMLMRIHAHVHFDLCGIDVTGRRWTTICSHGEMFYGGADHFGKLVFGSEGSPGGFVPLSNAYRELLDAHHVPAEVCTRILWGNAAEALRLTVDSSGRNVAR; this comes from the coding sequence GTGAAGACCCAGTGTCCGACCGGGACGTACGATGATGAGGCCTTCTTCCCGGTCTATGCCGCCGCCGAGGAGTGCCGCCTGCCCATCCTGTTCCACACCGGCATCAGCGCCCGCTTCGCCAACCACGACCACTGGAACACGTCCTCGCGGTTCATGATGCCCCTGACGCTGGACCGCCTCGCCCGTTGCTTCCCGGGCCTCACCATCTGGGCGGGGCACCTGGGCGTGCCGGACACCTGGCACGCGGCCATGCTCATGCGCATCCACGCCCACGTGCACTTCGACCTGTGCGGCATTGACGTGACGGGACGGCGGTGGACGACGATCTGCAGTCACGGCGAGATGTTCTATGGCGGGGCGGACCACTTCGGCAAGCTGGTGTTCGGCAGCGAAGGGTCTCCCGGCGGCTTTGTCCCGCTCTCAAACGCCTACCGCGAGCTGCTGGACGCCCATCACGTGCCGGCCGAGGTCTGCACACGCATCCTGTGGGGCAACGCCGCGGAGGCGCTCAGACTGACAGTTGACTCTTCAGGTAGGAATGTGGCAAGGTGA
- a CDS encoding DUF1559 domain-containing protein gives MTQRGFTLIELLVVIAIIAILAAILFPVFAKAREKARQSSCLSNVKQLMLAFMQYKQDYDERWPQMYWGGSSWEPAASGWWGGEIEPYIKNKQIFLCPSKSDTVCSYIYNSGYLSRRADGDITVPAELVALADSTGNGWWGIDGNTPGNSQCLFGNANCRIKPGHNDGANFGYCDGHGKWQAATGWKASWWNPTWTP, from the coding sequence ATGACGCAACGTGGATTTACGCTCATCGAGTTGTTGGTTGTCATCGCCATCATCGCCATTCTCGCTGCCATTCTGTTTCCCGTGTTTGCCAAGGCCCGCGAGAAGGCCCGACAGAGCAGTTGTCTGTCCAACGTCAAGCAGTTGATGCTCGCCTTCATGCAGTACAAGCAGGACTACGACGAGCGCTGGCCACAGATGTACTGGGGGGGCAGTAGCTGGGAGCCCGCTGCGTCAGGCTGGTGGGGCGGCGAGATCGAGCCTTACATCAAGAACAAGCAGATCTTCCTGTGCCCCAGCAAGAGTGATACCGTCTGCAGCTACATCTACAACAGCGGCTACCTGAGCCGGAGGGCTGACGGGGACATCACGGTGCCTGCCGAGTTGGTGGCTCTGGCCGACAGCACTGGCAACGGCTGGTGGGGTATTGACGGGAACACCCCGGGCAACAGCCAGTGTCTCTTCGGGAACGCGAACTGCCGCATCAAGCCCGGGCACAACGACGGCGCCAACTTCGGCTACTGCGATGGTCACGGCAAGTGGCAGGCCGCCACCGGCTGGAAGGCGAGCTGGTGGAACCCGACCTGGACGCCGTAG
- a CDS encoding MFS transporter — MPRWKSTLAASWVAQICSIMGFAMCIPFLPYYVRSLGVPDGPAVLIWSGWLSTAAGLVMAAVAPLWGLLADRHGRKLMVMRSMFGGMVVLGAMAYVQNVHQLLALRVMQGILTGTVAASVALVGSVVPIRRAGFALGLMHTAQYIGNSVGPGVGGRLAAEYGLRLPFLFAAGFLLLAGLLTVLGVHEDFEQTEDEEEERGPATIREVVTLRGFTTLAGLLFLVMFAGSFVGPVLPLYIEKLSGAGAKNASMVTGDILMLAAIAAAVAATILGRMGDRIGYGKVLTICTLLTGLTLIPHAYVHNTGQLLFWRLLTAASGAGTIPAINALIRHMVPRQACGRAFGLVQTLSCLGWGFGPLVGSTLAAHFGMAMPFLIVGLAFVLISGLVAWMAPRVLQQIVAQPMADLTLATAACQSEMEEEADEIMGTGVGRT, encoded by the coding sequence GTGCCGCGATGGAAGTCCACCCTAGCCGCGTCCTGGGTAGCCCAGATCTGCTCGATCATGGGCTTCGCCATGTGCATCCCCTTCCTGCCGTACTATGTGCGCTCGCTGGGAGTCCCTGACGGACCGGCCGTGCTCATCTGGTCCGGGTGGCTATCCACGGCCGCCGGGCTGGTGATGGCTGCGGTCGCGCCGCTGTGGGGCCTGCTCGCCGACCGCCACGGGCGCAAGCTCATGGTCATGCGCTCGATGTTCGGCGGGATGGTCGTGCTCGGGGCCATGGCGTACGTGCAGAACGTCCACCAACTCCTGGCGCTCCGCGTGATGCAGGGCATCCTGACCGGCACCGTCGCCGCCTCGGTGGCGCTGGTGGGCAGCGTCGTCCCCATCCGGCGCGCCGGGTTTGCGCTGGGGCTGATGCACACCGCGCAGTACATCGGCAACTCGGTCGGGCCGGGCGTCGGCGGGCGGCTGGCGGCCGAATACGGCCTCCGTCTGCCCTTCCTGTTTGCCGCGGGGTTCCTGCTGCTGGCCGGGCTGCTGACCGTGCTGGGCGTCCATGAGGACTTTGAGCAGACCGAGGATGAAGAGGAGGAGCGCGGGCCGGCCACGATCCGCGAGGTCGTGACCCTCAGGGGCTTCACGACCCTGGCCGGGCTGCTGTTCCTGGTGATGTTCGCCGGCTCATTCGTGGGGCCGGTTCTGCCGCTGTACATCGAGAAGCTATCGGGCGCGGGCGCCAAGAACGCCTCGATGGTGACCGGCGACATCCTCATGCTGGCCGCGATCGCCGCGGCCGTCGCCGCCACGATCCTGGGGCGCATGGGGGACCGGATCGGCTACGGCAAGGTTCTGACCATCTGCACCCTCCTGACCGGCCTGACGCTCATCCCGCACGCCTACGTGCACAATACGGGCCAACTGCTCTTCTGGCGGCTGCTCACAGCCGCCTCCGGGGCCGGCACGATTCCGGCGATCAACGCCCTGATCCGCCACATGGTGCCCCGGCAGGCTTGCGGCAGGGCCTTCGGGCTGGTGCAGACCCTCTCGTGCCTGGGCTGGGGCTTCGGGCCGCTGGTCGGCAGTACCCTGGCGGCCCACTTCGGCATGGCCATGCCGTTCCTCATCGTCGGGCTGGCGTTCGTGCTCATCTCCGGTCTGGTCGCCTGGATGGCGCCGCGGGTGCTGCAGCAGATCGTCGCGCAGCCGATGGCCGACCTGACGCTGGCCACGGCGGCATGCCAGAGCGAAATGGAAGAAGAGGCCGACGAGATCATGGGGACGGGCGTGGGGCGGACGTAG
- a CDS encoding TIR domain-containing protein codes for MQTRIDIFVSYAQNDREVAEAVAASLEDAGAFCWIAPRDILPGADYGAEIVRGIASAAMFVLVFSQHADRSPYVLREVDFALAEGKVILPIRIDETKPSAGMDFRLRTVQWVEAPDVPVADHIIQGALRVLAAVQGRETPPAASSPPAAPARPEPRDGDEPPSVAPVTASLTGPYPLPPAELLSDLPTEAAAVSDDAAADREACARLQVLLHSLRLKGQVTHCVRGPIVTTFAVEPAPRARVTDFVRRAYELNQALGAAGVRIEAAAGDGKATAANMIWIEVASDTEAQVGLKPLLSEGTYSSPVAFALGRYACGLPLVLDLAQAAHVLIGGVAGSGKSACLHAAVVSMLMRTTPDEVRLLLIDPKRVEFPVYDGLPQLLAPVISEAGPARDALAWAAAQLDTRYEALARAEVRNLDEYNALALARLGDVPAPEPPLPRLVIAIDELADLMMQAATDVEYHVCRIAQLGRAVGVHLLISTVRPSPKVLTGPIRANIPTRIALKTATAADSRVILDEAGAERLQGRGDMLYFPIGAPEPVRAQGALVRSEDIVRVARFARTQCGPQYVPELLTATASPAGGGPADELYADAEAFVVAEQTATIAALQRHFGIGYARAARLMDELEWWGVVGPQQGSQPRQVLRRPPAPHGPGGPAEDADDDLYAAAEAYVVAQQTASLSALQRRFLIGYARAGRLMDELEQRGVIGPRDGSKPRQVLRRPDPDGGTHGGTPA; via the coding sequence ATGCAGACCCGTATTGACATCTTTGTCAGCTATGCTCAGAACGACCGGGAGGTCGCCGAGGCCGTCGCGGCCAGTTTGGAGGATGCCGGAGCGTTCTGCTGGATCGCCCCGCGCGACATCCTGCCGGGGGCCGACTATGGGGCCGAGATCGTGCGCGGGATCGCCAGCGCGGCCATGTTCGTGCTCGTGTTCTCCCAGCACGCGGACCGCTCGCCATACGTGCTGCGGGAGGTGGACTTCGCCCTCGCCGAGGGCAAGGTGATCCTACCGATCCGCATTGACGAGACGAAGCCTTCGGCGGGCATGGACTTCCGTCTGCGCACCGTGCAGTGGGTCGAGGCGCCGGATGTCCCCGTGGCTGACCATATCATCCAGGGGGCCCTGCGAGTGCTGGCGGCAGTGCAGGGGCGCGAAACCCCGCCGGCCGCGTCGTCCCCACCGGCCGCCCCGGCACGGCCGGAGCCGCGTGATGGGGACGAGCCGCCATCCGTGGCGCCGGTGACGGCCTCCCTGACGGGTCCGTACCCCCTGCCGCCGGCCGAGCTGCTGAGCGACCTGCCGACCGAGGCCGCCGCGGTCAGCGACGACGCGGCCGCCGACCGGGAGGCGTGCGCCCGCCTGCAGGTCCTGCTCCACAGCCTCCGTCTCAAGGGGCAGGTCACCCACTGCGTGCGCGGACCGATCGTGACGACGTTCGCGGTGGAGCCGGCGCCCCGGGCCCGCGTGACCGACTTCGTGCGTCGTGCCTACGAACTGAATCAGGCGCTCGGGGCCGCCGGTGTGCGCATCGAGGCCGCCGCCGGCGACGGCAAGGCGACTGCGGCCAACATGATCTGGATCGAGGTCGCGAGCGACACGGAGGCCCAGGTGGGCCTCAAACCACTGCTGAGCGAGGGCACGTACTCGTCTCCGGTCGCCTTCGCCCTGGGCCGCTACGCCTGCGGCCTGCCGCTGGTGCTGGACCTGGCGCAGGCCGCGCACGTGCTGATCGGCGGAGTCGCCGGCTCGGGCAAGAGCGCCTGCCTGCACGCCGCCGTGGTCAGCATGCTCATGCGCACCACGCCCGACGAGGTGCGGCTGCTGCTCATTGACCCCAAGCGGGTCGAGTTCCCGGTCTATGATGGCCTCCCGCAGTTGCTGGCGCCGGTCATCAGCGAAGCCGGCCCCGCCCGCGACGCGCTGGCGTGGGCCGCGGCGCAGCTCGACACCCGGTACGAGGCCCTGGCGCGGGCCGAGGTGCGCAACCTCGACGAGTACAACGCGCTGGCCCTCGCCCGCCTCGGCGACGTCCCGGCCCCCGAGCCGCCCCTGCCGCGTCTCGTGATTGCCATAGACGAGTTGGCCGACCTCATGATGCAGGCCGCCACCGACGTGGAGTACCACGTATGCCGCATCGCCCAGCTCGGCCGCGCGGTCGGCGTGCACTTGCTCATCTCCACCGTCCGCCCGTCGCCGAAGGTGCTCACCGGCCCGATCCGGGCCAACATCCCCACCCGGATCGCGCTGAAGACGGCGACGGCGGCCGATTCGCGGGTGATCCTGGACGAGGCCGGGGCCGAGCGGCTGCAGGGCCGCGGGGACATGCTCTACTTCCCGATCGGCGCCCCCGAGCCAGTGCGCGCTCAGGGGGCGCTTGTCAGGTCGGAGGACATCGTGCGGGTCGCCCGGTTCGCGCGCACCCAGTGCGGGCCGCAGTACGTGCCGGAGCTGCTGACCGCCACCGCAAGCCCGGCTGGCGGTGGGCCGGCTGACGAGTTGTACGCGGACGCGGAAGCCTTCGTCGTGGCCGAACAGACCGCGACCATCGCGGCGCTCCAGCGGCACTTCGGCATCGGCTACGCTCGGGCCGCTCGCCTGATGGACGAACTGGAATGGTGGGGCGTGGTCGGGCCGCAGCAGGGCAGCCAGCCCCGACAGGTGCTCCGCAGGCCCCCCGCCCCCCATGGACCAGGCGGGCCCGCTGAAGACGCCGATGACGACCTGTACGCCGCGGCCGAGGCGTATGTCGTCGCGCAGCAGACGGCGTCGCTGTCGGCCCTGCAGCGGCGTTTCCTGATCGGCTACGCCCGGGCCGGACGCCTGATGGACGAGTTGGAGCAGCGGGGCGTCATCGGACCGCGGGACGGCAGCAAGCCGCGGCAGGTCCTGCGCCGCCCCGACCCGGACGGGGGCACCCACGGCGGCACCCCGGCCTAG